The following coding sequences lie in one Sphingomonas sp. M1-B02 genomic window:
- a CDS encoding LysR family transcriptional regulator — translation MDLLALADFNLVARHGGFGKASRATGRPKATLSRRVAELEASLDLRLFERGARTLKLTEEGRALSERTGQLLTELEETAAAIASGGHTPRGRLRISAPLLFSQTAMGKLAAGFALKYPEVRLEVTTEDRSVDMIEEGYDLVIRVNPEPDESLIGRIFLRDRLVVVASPDLAPPTIGSAVPAVVRGPVGRSDIWNATTPTGKSSIAVNPVLSLSSLIMVRDAVRMGVGAARLPISLVSYDLADGTLVNWGNVEGSEIALWTLYPTRRLLSARVSAFLDHLREAFPLGTPNELAAYLAK, via the coding sequence ATGGATCTTCTCGCTCTGGCAGATTTCAATCTGGTCGCCCGCCATGGAGGGTTCGGAAAAGCCTCGCGCGCCACCGGTCGTCCCAAGGCGACGCTGTCCCGGCGCGTTGCGGAGCTGGAGGCGAGCCTCGACCTGCGGCTGTTCGAGCGCGGCGCGCGCACGTTGAAGCTTACCGAGGAAGGTCGCGCATTGTCCGAGCGGACTGGCCAGTTGCTGACCGAACTGGAAGAGACGGCCGCAGCGATTGCCTCGGGTGGGCATACGCCGCGCGGCAGGTTGCGGATCAGCGCACCTTTGCTCTTTTCGCAAACGGCGATGGGGAAGCTCGCCGCGGGCTTTGCACTCAAATATCCCGAGGTCCGGCTCGAGGTCACGACCGAGGATCGGTCCGTCGACATGATCGAAGAGGGCTATGATCTGGTGATCCGCGTCAACCCGGAGCCGGATGAAAGCCTCATCGGACGGATATTCCTTCGGGATCGGCTGGTGGTGGTGGCGAGCCCAGACTTGGCGCCGCCGACAATTGGGTCGGCCGTTCCCGCCGTTGTTCGCGGACCGGTGGGTCGAAGCGATATCTGGAATGCAACGACGCCGACTGGCAAATCGAGCATCGCGGTCAATCCCGTGCTTAGCCTGTCGTCGCTCATCATGGTCCGGGATGCCGTGCGGATGGGCGTAGGCGCGGCGCGATTGCCGATATCCCTCGTCAGCTACGATCTCGCCGACGGTACGTTGGTGAATTGGGGAAATGTCGAAGGGTCCGAGATCGCTTTATGGACGCTCTACCCAACGCGGCGGCTACTAAGCGCCCGCGTCTCGGCGTTTCTCGACCATCTGAGAGAGGCCTTTCCGCTGGGAACCCCCAATGAGCTCGCCGCCTATCTTGCAAAATAA
- a CDS encoding NmrA/HSCARG family protein has translation MTILVTGATGNVGGNVVKQLVDRGAKVRALVRDPSKASFPDGVEVVQGDLLDVGSLRRAMSGATTLFLLNGVVADEFSQALIALNLAREAGIERIVYLSVIDSDIYVNVPHFAGKFGVERMIEQMSMNATILRPAYFMDNEITIKDVVTGYGIYPMPIGDKGLAMIDARDVGEIAAIELIRREKSAMPLPLTRINLVGPDTLTGADAAAIWSEVLGRTIVYPGDDTRGFEQNLGAFMPSWMAYDMRLMAERFLSDGMLPDAGDAERLTALLGRPLRSYRDHVAQIAR, from the coding sequence ATGACCATCCTCGTCACCGGCGCGACCGGCAATGTCGGCGGCAACGTCGTCAAGCAACTCGTCGACCGCGGCGCTAAGGTACGCGCGCTTGTCCGCGATCCTTCCAAGGCCAGCTTCCCGGACGGCGTCGAAGTCGTCCAGGGCGACCTGCTCGACGTGGGCTCGCTGCGCCGCGCGATGTCGGGCGCGACTACGCTATTCCTGCTGAACGGCGTCGTGGCGGACGAATTTAGCCAAGCGCTGATCGCCCTCAACCTCGCTCGCGAAGCCGGGATCGAGCGGATCGTCTATCTGTCGGTGATCGACAGCGATATCTACGTGAATGTCCCCCATTTCGCGGGCAAGTTCGGCGTGGAGCGGATGATCGAGCAGATGAGCATGAATGCCACGATCCTGCGTCCCGCCTATTTCATGGACAATGAGATCACCATCAAGGACGTGGTCACTGGCTACGGGATCTACCCCATGCCGATCGGCGACAAGGGTCTCGCGATGATCGACGCTCGCGATGTCGGCGAGATTGCCGCGATCGAGCTCATCCGCCGTGAGAAGTCGGCCATGCCGCTGCCACTCACCCGCATCAACCTGGTCGGTCCGGATACGCTTACCGGCGCTGATGCCGCTGCAATCTGGAGCGAAGTGCTCGGCCGAACGATCGTCTATCCGGGCGATGACACCCGGGGATTCGAGCAGAACCTGGGGGCATTCATGCCGAGCTGGATGGCATACGACATGCGTCTGATGGCGGAGCGGTTTCTGAGCGACGGCATGCTTCCGGATGCGGGCGATGCCGAGCGGCTGACCGCGCTGCTGGGCCGCCCCCTGCGCTCCTACCGCGACCATGTGGCGCAGATCGCCCGCTGA